The genomic stretch GAGCATAACTCAATTTCAATGCAGAGATCACAATATTCCTCTCTGGATCTTGCCCCCATATTTCATTATCTCTAATGTGCACCTAAGAAGCACGGAAACTTATAATAGGATGCATTTTCACGTTTCGGAAACGTTTCCGTTtccaaaacttataaaaaacatttcgggtcatttcaaaatttttacacttttattttagaagaaaaatcatgaaatttattaaacacatatcttttatattttcaaaccgaaaatgtctttaaatctcatattgaattcatctcctcTCTACTTTTTGATATGTTACTCATCTCTTCTTCaacatatcatatagattgatgtgtattgttgtttttttcttaaatatctatatgCGTTTGcttaaaaacaatttacaataggttctatgattatattttataatattttttctctttattctttttttattatttatttttatattatacaagtttatgtatttttattataaaaaatttagtatttataaaaaaagcttatattttttatatttataagtttcctCACGTttctatttcttatattttttaaaaaatacgtttttacgtttccgtttccgtgttTTTACGTTTctccgtttccgtttccgtttccgtgctacatagATGAGCACCGAATCGGGAGGATTTATGTTCTGATGAAGTAGACTTCCTAAAGTTTTCACTGCTAAAGGAAAGTCACCACAATTTTCCACAATTCCTTCCCCAAATTCAGTGAGTCCCGGATCACTGTTGTTTGCTCCATCTTTAAACGCTAATTTCTCAAACAACAACGTCACACAGTCATCTTCAGAAAGGACATTTAAAACAAGACTGTCAACTGTGCCCATTATTTGTGCAGCCCGGTTGCTGGGCGTAGTAACCACAATTTTACCCCCATTGCGAAGGCCACGGAATAGTACGGCCCAAATATCTCTCCAATTTTCTTCGTCTTCATTCAACACATTATCCAAGACAAGTAGAAATTTACGCTTTAATGTGGGTAAACAGAAATCGAATAACTAAGCTAATGTTAAACTTTCACCATCATTTTTGCTCCTTGCAGCCGTATAAATTTCCATCGTCAAAGTATATTTTTCCAAGTGCTCAGGTGCATGTAcccacaattttttttcaaagtgtTCATCCATCAGTTTGTCATTGTAAACTAGTCTGGCTAGTGTGGTTTTTCCAATACCCTTCATTCCAACAATTGGAAGCACTGAGACTCTTTCGTTTGTTTCCTTCAAAAAGTTGACAATTTTCTTCCTCTCATTGTCTCTCCCCAAAACTTGGGAAGTACTCCCAAAGTTGTGGTCAATCACAGTATCCCCTGAATCAACAAGCCTAACGAGACGCCTGTTCTGACCACATCTTTTCTGAATAGCAGACgcctttttttctatttttttcgtAGTCTTCTGGATTTTACTTGGAGTAGGAAATATACTCGCAAGGAAGTTGCTTACCTTGACTCCTAATGTTTTGGCAGCGCCACACCTTAACTCATCTATCATATCCTCAGTATCATACAGCACATCTGAAATCACTGCAAGCTGGCGCTGCAGCTCTTGATCCTGTGCCTGCTGCTTCTCCGCAATCAAGAGTTCGTCTTGGATTCTGGACAAGGTTTCTTCGAGCTTCGTTATATCTTTAGGGCGTTTATTCGGGGGGAACATGGCTATAGTGGTCAAAATGCTGGTTGCAATACTGGATGGAAATGATTCTGCCAAACTCTATAAAGGAAAGAGAAGAGTGTAGACAAGAGAGGTCCTTGATGAATTACCTGAGAGGCTGCTATAcatttttggtttgaaactCCACGtaaattcatttcattttaCTCTAAAACTTtcaactttatatttttcatgcTCCTCTCAGCAAATGAAACGACATAACAATATGAAAAATGCCCCATCAATAaccaatacatatttttagttttttctaatttattctcattcattaattatatagttgttGTATTGTGGCACATATTGGAAGAGCTActtacttaaaattataaaatacaaagaaGTCTTAGTTggtttataattataatttggaTTACATAGATTATTACTGTATAAAAGATACcctagtttatattatttacagttcaaagaaactttttttttggtttaataataGTGATGATTACTTTGGGGATGTAGCCACGTTGTAAAACC from Mangifera indica cultivar Alphonso chromosome 6, CATAS_Mindica_2.1, whole genome shotgun sequence encodes the following:
- the LOC123219749 gene encoding putative disease resistance protein RGA3, whose amino-acid sequence is MFPPNKRPKDITKLEETLSRIQDELLIAEKQQAQDQELQRQLAVISDVLYDTEDMIDELRCGAAKTLGVKVSNFLASIFPTPSKIQKTTKKIEKKASAIQKRCGQNRRLVRLVDSGDTVIDHNFGSTSQVLGRDNERKKIVNFLKETNERVSVLPIVGMKGIGKTTLARLVYNDKLMDEHFEKKLWVHAPEHLEKYTLTMEIYTAARSKNDDEENWRDIWAVLFRGLRNGGKIVVTTPSNRAAQIMGTVDSLVLNVLSEDDCVTLLFEKLAFKDGANNSDPGLTEFGEGIVENCGDFPLAVKTLGSLLHQNINPPDSVLIYVARKRKRKRRNVKTRKRKRKNVHIRDNEIWGQDPERNIVISALKLSYAHLSSHLRRCLTYCSLFPEGYCFNSDYLVHSWGAQGFLATHDRNEEWEDVGMRYLKILFSRCFFQDVEDNDYYFTFKMQDLIYDHVKEVAQRECKRICLGVSYPDISARHLLFTGGASSDEQLPHISANLRTIIMLVGEPFITTLTSKHKYLRLLCLSGLQFQELPDSIGELKHLRFLELSLNSIIRELPEAICKLQSLQTLRLIGCSSLGNLPQGIQNLTSLRTIIL